ATTCTGACTTTGTTGTTGATGCAAATGAAGATTTAGATCAACTAGAAGAATCTTCTGTAATGGCGTCATCAGATGAATCAGTTGCAGTTCTTGGTAGTGAGTCTGTTTCGCCAACTGATGAAATTCTATTAGAAGAAAGTGTTGCACTAGAGAAAGATGTAGTCGTTACAGCATCAGACTATTATGAAGTTCAAAAAGGTGAGACACTTATGTGGATCGCTTTTAAACTATATGGTGACTATAGAAAGTGGAGAGATATTCAAGCAATGAACCAAGAAGCTTTAGCTGACGGTCTACAAGCTGGTGATAAAATTAAATATCAAAGTGGTCAATATAATTGGAACCCTGTTGGACTACCTCACTTAATTAGAAGAGGTGAAACACTAGGTGTTATTTCACAAGACAAGTATGGAACTCCTGCAAAATGGAGATCAATTTGGGACAACAATAGAGATATGATTAAAGATCCTAATTTAATATTTGCTGGATTTACACTTTATTATGTACCAGAGGAAAGAGATGTTGCTTCCGAGTCTATGTAATTAATGTATAATAAATTAGTTATATAAAGCTCTCATTATGAGAGCTTTTTTATTTTATACTTTATAGATGATGAGAATTTTAATCTTTTTAACAATATTTACTTTAACGTCATGTACTTATTTTTATAAGAACGATAACGACTATCCTTATAATTACCAAGATACATTTACATCTCAAGATTATTTGAATCATCTAGAAGGGATCGCTAATTTATTTATTGCAAATAATAGAGTAAAAAAAGCTAATCAAAGATCTCGTCGTTATTTAAATAAAATAGCAAAAGAACTTTATCTTAATAACCAAGGTCTTTTTCAAAAAGATGACTTTGGGATCAATTTCTATATTGTTGAAGATAATAGAAATTTCTATTTTTCGCTTCCAAAAAATAATGTCTTTATGTCCAGAGGCCTTTTAAGAAACTATATGAATAGTGAAAATATCTTTGTAGCTGTTTTACTTGGTGAGCTTATTAGAAGTAAAATAGGGATTTATGAAAGAAAGAGGCTTATACCTCTCAACTCGTATACGATAGATGATATGATTCGTATCAATAGTCTAGATTTAAACGCTAAGCGTGACTTAAATAATTTGGTTTACGAAGTTTTAATTAAGTCAGGGTATGATCCTGAAGCACGTCTTCTATGGTTACAAACTCTAAACCGACAATCAATCAGCTTTAGTGTACAGGGAGTTCATTCTCATGAACTATCAAAAGAAGAATTCTTACTGAAAAACTATATGGTAAATAGTGGTGAAGATAAAAATTTGATTTTTGAGAAAAATTCATCACGCCAGTTTTACTATTTTAAAGAAAGTATCTAATGAGTATTTAGGATGAATAAAGAACTAATTATACATAAGCTGAAAGAAGCTGGTTTTTATAATAATGAGAGTTTGTTAGAGAAACTTTCTGGTGATGCTTCAAGTAGAGAGTACTATCGATTAACAAATACGTCGCAGTCTTTTGTAATATGTATTGAGTCACCTAATGGTCAACAAAGTTGTGATTTTAATACGGTCACAAATAATATTTTAGATAATATCAAAACACCTGAAATATTTTTCTACGATCCAGAGTTCTCAATTCTTGTTTTAGAAGATATTGGCAGTGTCTCACTTAAGGACTTTTATCAAGATTCAGGTTTAAGTAAACATATTCAAGCAGTAGAAGATATTAAAAAGTATCAACAAATGCCTTTAGGCTTTTGTATGAATCGAATCTTTGATAGAGAAAAAATTGGATTTGAGTTTGATCTCGCTTGTAACTTTTTCTTGAATCAATACATGGGTGTTACTTTAGATTTTAAAGAGAAAGACATAGTTAAAGATGTTCGAGAGTTCATTATTGATTATTATGAAGCTCATAGAGATGTTGTCTGTCATCGCGATTATCATTCTAATAATCTATACGTAAAGGATAATGTTCTATTTCATATAGATTATCAGGATATGAGAGTTGGCCCAAAAATGTATGATTTAGTCTCATTAGTTGATGACTGTTATATAAATTTCTCTGAAGAAGAAAAAAAGAAATTACTTCTTACTTATGATGAGGGATTCCACGAAAAATATGGCCATGATTATCATATAGTACAAGTTCAACGTACATTTAAAGCTCTTGGAAGCTTTTCATACTTAAAGATTGATAAGAATAAAGATGGGTATCTTCAGTTCATTCCTACAAATTTAAATAAGCTAATTAGTATCTGTGAAAAAAGTTCAATAGAGGTGTTTAGATCTTTTTCTGATATTTTAAAAAGAGGTTTAAATGATTAAGACTTGTTTCATCGCGAGTGCTGGCTTTGGTACTAGAATGGGGAATTTAGGCAAGATTATTCCTAAGCCTTTATGGCCTTTCTTTAATCTCAGACTGCTAGATTTACAAGTTGCGTATGCTAAGATGTTAGGTTGTGAAAAAATTTATATTAACTCACATCACTGCCATGAAGAAATGCAGAACTGGGCACAAGGTAAAGATGTTGTCTTGCTTCATGAACCGACGATTCTTGGAAGCGGAGGATGCATCCATAATCTAAAAAAATATGTTGATGACGAGATTATTTTTATTATTAACTCTGATCAATTCTACTTTTTCGACTTTTCTCAAATTAATGAAGATATTAAAAGAATGCTTGAAGATGATGCTATTGCACACTTGTATGCAATTAAAGTTGATCACGATGCTACTTATAATGAGACAAAAGTTATTGATGGGAAGTTGTCTAGTATTGCTCCTCATGAAGGAACTAGTAGTTATTTAACTTATTCAGGGGTTGGAATACTAGACCTAAGTAAAGTTCCTCAATTAGAAGGTGAGTCTTCCTTTTTTAAAACAGTAGCCGATTTTAAGAATAAAAATGTTCACATGAGTTTACCAAAAGAACCTATTTTTTTAGATTTAGGAACGTTAGATAAGTATATTGATGTTATCTCCGAACTTGAGAAACTCCCTACAGTTATTAAGAAGTTTGTTGCGGCAATTGAAGAATTAGACGGTGTCGATTTCAAGTCAACTTCTACTATGGAATGGGCCGGTGTCACATTTAACTTTGACACTAATACAATATCTTACGAGGGAAAAGACTATTCTTTTTGAGTAACTTCTTTAATACAGTCTACAGGACAGACAAGTGTGCATGCATTACATAAAGTACACGCCCATGGTTCAATTGTATATTTACCCTTGTCCATAAAGATAGCCTTTTCTGGACAAATGAGCCTGCAGTTATCACACTCTATACAACGTGAAGAAATTTCGAGATAATAATCCATATATTAATTATAACAAAATTTGAAATTTAAGGTAACAATTGCACAATACTGACACTCTAACATTCAAATTGCTAAATATTCTGTTTGTGGTATTTTCTCTGTTTTTTTTGCACACATGTTACTCACTTGATGCAGATGTTTCAGCAATTGACTTAAATCGTTTTATAGGAATTCTCACAACATATAAAATTACGACTGCACTTGCGGCTTTCTTAATATTTAAAGTTCTATTTATGGGAGAATTTACTATAGTGATATTGTCAGTCTTTGTACTCAATATCTTTTATAAGGTTTTTTCACTATTCTTAGTGGAGTATGACAAAATAATTCTCCTTATGGCAGTTATCTTCTTATTAGTTTCATACAATATGATTCTGCTATTAAAAGAAGAATTAGCACAAGCAATTTTTAAACCAATTTTTACGAAAGAGAATTTTAATTTTGACGGATTCTGCTCTCTCGAAGGAAGTGTCTACTTATCTTCTGGTTCTTGTTTACCTGTTAAGATTTCTAACTGTGACGATAAGGGAATCGTTATCTTTACTAGCGAAAAAATATCTAAGGGTGAAAAAGTAGAATTTGAGTTAGAATATGAAGGTAAGAAATTTATTGATAATTTTTGTGTCGAATTAGTTTACCCAAATGGATATGGGTTAAAGTTATTATCAACGATAGAAGATAATAATTATAACTGGATTACACTTTATAATATTTTGAAACGTCGAGGAATTGTTTCATTATAATCTAGGAAGGATCGTTTAATGTTTAAGTATTTAATCATTTTATTAGTTTTTATTTCATGTAATTCGAACAAGTCACCAGAAGGTGTTTTAAAAGGCTTTATTGAAAAAAGACTTAATAACGAAATTAAAGTTGATGACTTAGAGGACTATTTAACAGGAAGTCTACTTGAGGAATACACTCAAGCATTAACTGATGACCCTAAAAAGTTAAATGAGATGTCAAAATATGAGAAGTCTCGCTTATCTATTGTATATAAGAACTGTTCAGGAGACGAGTGTTCCATTACTTACTCTGTCTCTTATGATGACGAGGCCACTGACGGTAAGGCCAAACAAGATGTTTCAATTTCTGTTAAGAAGATAGCTCTTATTATAAAAAAAGATGATAAGTGGTTAATATCAGATATTAGTGATGTGAAGTCATTTTACGAGTTTAAAGAGTCGGAAGTTCGTTAAGATATCCTCTTCCTTACCGATAAGTAAGGCGTGAAAAGTGGCAAAATTTTAGATCTTTCATTTGAGAAATTAGTTGGAGAAACTTTCAATTTAACAGAAAGTGCCAATTCTAATGCTCATCAACTAAATTATATTTCAGAAATTAAGTCGTATCGACTTTGGATAGCTGGTACTTTTATCGATTTCCCAAAAGGACTTTCCTTTATAGATGATCTCAAAAAAACGAGTTTTATCGAGTTGAAGCTTTATGACAAGGCCCTTAATAATGGCCTTAAAGAAGTGCTCAATAGCCACGAGGACTTGGTGGTTTATATGATGGATGAAGATATTTTTATTGAAGCAAAAGAATATAAAGAAATAAAAAAAGCGGCTTAAGAGCCGCTTTTTTTTATAGTGTATTGTAATAATTTTTAAGCATTAATGCATCATCTTCTAGGTTTGGTGAATTACAAATCATATATCCACCACAACCATTCTTCTTAAGTGACTTAAGAAGATCTTTCCAGTTAAAGTCAGACTTCTCAAGGTTAAGATGCTTTAGATCACCTTTAGAGTTAGTGCTGATTCCTGAAATATGAATGTGCATATTTTTAACTGAGTCTTCACCTAGTTCCTCTTTGAGTTTTGCAATTACTTCATCAAACTCTTCTTCAGAGTTGTATTGATTAGTACGTGCATATAGGTGAGAGAAGTCCATACATGGGCGACAAGAGTCTACATTCTTAGTTAAGCTGATTAGTTCTTCTAATGAACCAAACTGTGAAGTCTTTCCTGTTAGTTCTGGACGAAGCTCGATTTCAATATCAAGTCTGCTTAGTCTTTCTTCGATTACATTCATTGATTTTTCAACTAAGTCGAATACATCATATGGAGAATCTTTCATATAGAAGGCAGCGTGGAAAGTCATTGATTCTGCACCACAAAGGTCAGAGATCTTTGCTGTTTGAATGATTCTTTCAACTGAAGAATCAATCTTATCCTGCTCCCTAGCATTTAGATTGATATAGTATGGGCCGTGTGAAGTTAATGGAACGCCTAGCTCATATGATACTTTTCTTAGATTAGAAGAAACTTCTTCCTTCATTCTTACGCCGTGTGCAAACTCAAGTTGCATACAATCAAGTCCAAGTTCGTGAATTCTTTTAACACCTTCTACTGGATTGTTCTTTTTAACTGTAGAATTAGGAACACCTGCTGTACCAAAAAGTAGCTTAGTATGCATTCAAAATACCCCTTCTGCTTATATTTAAAACGTTAATGCCTTGTGTATCACAATTACGTATTCCACAATAGTCGCGCTGCGAAATCTTGTGTCTGGCGCTTCATATATATGCGCTTTTGTCTAACTGTGATTCAGATGACTTATAGCCGGATTTTGGATTTGGGTCTATAATTAGAGAATATCTTGTAAAAAAAATAGGGACAAAAATTTGTTTAGTGTATTAATTTCATATTTATTAAGTCTTTTCATCGTCTTTATTCAGGTATTTTTCCTGGCCGGAGGCTTCATTGTATTTAGCACGAACTTACATATTTCGAGTTCGGTCGTACTTGCTACATTAATTTATGTAATTTCATTTACTTACATTATCCCTTCCGTCGTTTTGGCCAGACTAAACCCTGTTCGATTAGATAAGAAAGTACACGTGGCCATTTTTAATAAAATTAATGGGCTTCATTTTAGAGGTAATAAAGGTAGGTTGAAGTTTTTCGAGAGTAAGAATGCTCCATTTTTCATTATGGGCAGCCTGCTTGGATCAGGTTACGTCATTATAAACTCAACGGTCATAGAGAGTCTGGGCCCTTCTGAGATGGATAAATACCTGGAAGCAGAGCTTAGCTTCAACGAAACGATAAACGCTAAAGTATTGACTCATATATTAATCGTCCTGCTATTTTGGCGTGGTATTTTTAATTTCATTTTTAAGATTGCTAGAGCGGAAGCGGTCTTCCGCTATATGTTTGCGGTACCTAGGCGATTATTTAATCGACTTTCTAATAGTTTTAAAAGTTACCATTTCAAAAAACACGAGAGTGTGGATATGAGAGGTGTTGCTCAAAAAGTAATCTACTTAGAAAGCGCGATGATTAATGATGTTCACTTCAATGTGGCCTCTACAACGATGTGGTCAATTCTTCGTTCTCCAGATGAAATGGATGAAAGATTTCATCAAAGTGAGTTGCTATGAAGAACTTTTTTAAGTACTTCAAAGATTTAGATTTTACCAAATACTATCCAGCGCTTTTTACAGTTGTCTTTTTATCTGTACTTTTTCAGTATAAGTTTCAGTCTATTGAAGCGATCTTCTATGATTTAAGACTAAAGTTGGACATGACTCTTGTTCATGATGACAATATTGTCCTAATAAAAATTGATGAAGAAAGTGATGAGTTTTTAGGCGAGAGCTATCCATACACTTATACAACTTATTTAAAGCTATTTAGAAAAGTCTTAAAAGATAAGCCGGCCATTATTAATTTCTTTGGCGATTTGTCGGCTCCCTTAAATGAGAGAGAGGCAGCTTCATTACAATTACTCCACGATGAAATTAAGGCCTATATGAAACAAGGTGGGCTCTATCGCTATGCTACAGAACTTGACTCTTGGGGTGAGCGACTGCCGCCACAAGAGTTGAGAGATCTGGGATATTCACCGGCCGTGGTTAATATTGATAGTAAATTATTTGCCAAGGATGATGTTGTTAGAAGAATGGTTCTAAATATATCAGGAGAAGAGACTCTCGATTTTTGGACGGCCAACGAATGGAGAATTATTAATAATAAGGAGCCATTAGTATTAAATAAATTAAAGAGTGCTTACTATATGCCAGAAGCTGACGCGAGCTTTAGTTTATTTCGTTATCCTCTTAGATCACTTGAATATCTAGAAAAATTACCTGTTCACCGTGTTGTCGTAGGAAATATTCCTAGTGGCTATTTTAATGGCAAGGTCGTCCTTATTGGACCTTCATATATTTCAAATCTAAGACATTACGCAAAAACTCCATTTGATAAAGATCAAAAAAGAACTTCGAAATTAGAAATTCATGCCAATATGACAAAGGCATTAATGGAAAATCAGTTAATCTACTCTATACCTCTATGGGTAACGAAATTACTTTCAATGTTAATTGGTGTTGTCTTATCAATTGTTATTTCTAGGATTCAACCTGCAAAGGGTCTACTCATTACTTTTGGGATCATTGTTGGAACAGTATTGTTTTCGTATTTAATCTTTCTACTCTTTGGGCTTTGGCTTTATATTACCCATATCTTATTAACAGTTTTTGTCGTTTATTATATTTGGGTTCCTTTCAGGGCCATCGGTGAGTATCAAAGACGTTATAAAATTCAAGAAGAAACAAAGCTGTTGAAAAGAGTTGAGAATTTAAAGCAAAACTTTATCTCTTTAATGAGTCACGACTTAAAAACACCTGTCGCAAAAATTGCTGGTGTCGCAGATAATATGTTGCAACGAAATCGTGGTGGGGAAACCTATATGCATGATGGCCTAAAGACTATTATTGATTCAACAAAGGAACTTAATAATTTCATTACTTCGATCTTAGATTTAACGAAGGTAGAGTCTCGAAATATTTCTCTTAACTTACAGAGTAAAGATATTAATAAGATCATCGAAGACTGTGTAAATAGTTTAACTTATCTAGCTCGTTCTAAAGAGATGACTATTGAAACTGAGCTTGGCCCGTTATTTCCAATTGAAGTTGATGTTAGTTTGGTTAATCGAATTATTTCCAATATTGTCGAAAACTCCATTAAGTATGCTGGAGAAGGAAAGGAAATAAATATTAAGACTTGGGATGATGATACATGGGTCTATATTGAGATTTCTGATAATGGTGTCGGTATGGGCCAAGATGATGTTGATAATATATTTGAGAAGTTTTATCGGGTTAAAAATGATGCGTCCCATATTATTAAGGGAAGCGGTCTAGGTCTTTATCTGGTAAAATACTTCGTAGAACTTCATGGGGGTGAAATTTCTGTAACATCATCACCTGGAGAGGGAACTAGTTTTCTAATTAAATTTTTGAATAAATAAATGGAGTGCATATGCATAAGGTTTTAGTTGTCGATGATGATAAAGTTTTACAAACCTCTGTAAGAGAGGCCCTCGAATTTCATCACTTTGCGGTTGATGTTGCTGACAACGGAAAAGAGGCATTAAGTGCGGTTTATAAAACTAAGTATGACTTAGTTGTTATGGACGTAAATATGCCAGAAATGGATGGTATTGAAGCATTAACAGAAATCAAAAAACATGACCCTACTGTTATCGTTATTATTTTAACTGCTTATTCAAATGTTACAGATGCTGTTAAGGTCGTTAAAGAAGGTGCTTATAACTATCTCGAAAAACCAATTAGTTCTGATAACTTAGTTTCTTTAATAAAGCGAGCTCTCAAAGCTCGTTCATTAGTTGAAACGGTTGGCTTTTCTGCACCAGTTCTTTCTCTTGGTGATACTAAAAATAAATTTGTTGGTGAATCAGATGTTATGCAAAAGGTTTTCAATGTAATTGGAAAGCTAGCACAGGTTAATACTCCTGTTTTAATTCGTGGTGAGTCTGGAACTGGTAAGGAGTTAGTTGCTCGTGCGATACACTATAACGGTCCTAGAAAAGATGAGAAGTTTGTAACAATAAACTTAGCGGCCATTCCCGAAAACTTAATTGAATCTGAGCTATTTGGTCACGAAAAAGGTGCTTTCACTGGTGCTAATGAAAGAAAGATTGGTAAATTTCAATTTGCAGATGGTGGAACTCTTTTCTTAGATGAAATTGGTGATGTTTCTTCAACGATGCAAGTAAAGTTACTTCGTGTTCTTCAAGAGGGGACTTTTACACCTGTAGGATCAAATAGAGAAATTAAGGCGGATGTTCGTGTTATTGCAGCTTCTCACAAGCCATTTGAAAAAATGATTGAAGAAGGAACATTTAGAGAAGATTTATTCTACCGTTTAAATGTTCTTCCTGTTTATCTTCCTCCTTTAAGAGAAAGAAATACTGATATCCCACACCTTGTTGATTACTATGTTAAGTATTTTAACAATGTTCATAACCTAGAAATTAGTGGCCTTGATGATGAGGCGATGAAAATAATGCAAGGTCATGATTGGCCAGGTAATATTCGTGAACTTAGAAATGTTATCGAGCATGCTTTTATTATTGAAAGTGGTGACATTATTAAGGCGACGTCACTTCCTGATAAAATAAGAAAGTCCGTTACAGTTGATAATATTGTCGAAGAATCTCAGGCAATTATTGATTACGAGGAAATTAAAGACTCTGTATTAACAGATGCTGGTCAAGATGAACAACTTATTGCAAGTGCTCAAGGTTATCAATTTGTATTTGCGACAAGTGAAGTTGATGGTGAACTGAGACTAAACTTCTCTCAAGCTAAAGATATTTTTGAAAAAGAATTTATCATTCAGGCCTTGAAAATTAATAATGGTAAGATTAATCAAACAGCACTTAAGGCAAATATTCCTAAGAAAACTCTTCTTAGAAAGATTGAAAAGTACGAAATTAACCCTAAGGAATTTTATAAATGAATCGAATTTGGCAAATGACACTATTAATTGTTGGAATTCTTTTTTTAGATCAATTCTCTAAAGGTGCCATTCAATCTAGTTTTAAATTAGGAGAGACACTAACAGTTATCCCAGGTTTCTTTAATCTGACATATGTAAAAAATCCTGGTGTTGCATTTGGGATGGGGAGTGAATTTCCAGATGTCATCAGAATGATTCTTTTTAAGATTTTACCTGTAATTGCTTGTTTCTGGTTTGTATATCTAATTTGGGATTCAAGAAAAAAAAGTTATATGCTGTGTCTTGCTTATTCAATGATTTTTGCAGGAGCAGTAGGAAACCTCATTGATCGTATCTCTTTAGATTACGTAGTTGATATGTTCGATTTCTATTACAAGGGATGGCATTTTGCTGCATTCAATGTAGCGGATGCATCAATATCTGTTGCAGCAGGAATATATATTATTGATTATTTTTTAACTGAAGTACGTGGAAATAAGAAGAGTGCTCAAGCCTAGGCTTAAGCGCTCTCTTCTTCTGTATTTGATTCTTCGCTTGGTTTTTCTTTAGTGATTCCGAATTCGTTATGTAATTCGTTAAGTGACTCTTCTGAAACATAAAGTTCAGACTTAAGTGTCTCACGTCCCCAAATAGCAAAAGCATCGTTGTGCTCATACATTGTAATCGTTTCCCAAGGACAGTCTTGAGAACAGTTTTGACAACCGATACATCTAGCTAGGTCGATTTCAACTGTTTGATTAAATTGTGGGTTTGTTGGATTAGGACCTGGAACAAGTTCAATTGAATCAACCGGACAACCTTGAATACAGATTTCACAACCTGTACATCCTGACTGGTGAACAACAGCTAGTAGCTTTGGACCTTTCTTACCCTTACGTGCTGGCTTAAAACGTGCCGAGTGGTAAGGATTCTCCACTAAAAATTTAACATCTTCGCTCATTAGCAATTCCTAATACTAAGTTAATTAGCAGTATTTTAACGTATATCAACGCATCATAAAAGGGATTTTTGCCTGATTAAAATACATTAGGTATAGTCCTTTAGCAATATTGAAAGATAAAAAGCTTGGGTAAATAATTGTTTTTACCTAACGTGATATCAGAGGTTTACATTGAGAAAGTTAAGATTTGTCACAGCGGCCAGTTTGTTTGATGGCCATGATGTATCAATAAATATTATGAGAAGGCTACTACAGTCAAAGGGCGTTGAGGTTATTCACCTAGGACATAACCGCTCTGCTCAAGAGGTTGTCGATGCTGTTTTACATGAAGATGCAAATGCAGTTGCCATGAGTTCTTATCAGGGTGGCCACAATGAATACTTTGCATATGTTCGTGAGCTTCTTGATCAGGCCGGAGCGACAAATGTACGTATCTTCGGTGGTGGAGGTGGTGTAATCACTCCTAAGGAAATCAAGGCCCTTCACGATAAAGGTATTACGAGAATCTATTCTCCAGAAGATGGAATGAAGTTAGGTCTTGAAGGAATCATTGATGACATGATTGAGAGAGCAACTCATTCGACTCTAGATGGGTTCAAATTAGATGCTAAGGCGAAAGAGCTTCCAAAGACTCAACTTGCAAAAGTTATTACGGCCATTGAAGATGGTGCTGATATTGAAATCCCTTCTTCGGAAAAAAATATTCCAGTTCTTGGTATTACAGGAACCGGTGGTGCAGGTAAGTCATCTTTAATTGATGAAACTCTTTTAAGATTTCACCGTTTCTATCCTGAAAAGAAAGTTGCACTTATTTCAGTTGACCCAACAAAGAAGAAAACACAAGGTGCGCTTCTAGGTGACCGTATTAGATTAGGTTCTGCAAACTTTGAAAACTTCTATATCAGGTCACTTGCGACTCGTGATTCTGGAACAGAACTTTCTCCACAAATTAAAAAGACAGTTAACTTCTTAAAGGAGCAAGACTTCGATTTAATTATTGTTGAGACTTCTGGTATTGGTCAGGCTTCAGATGAAATTACAAAAATTTCTGATAAGTGTGTTTATGTTATGACTCCTGAATATGGAGCTGCAACACAGCTTGAAAAAATTGAAATGCTTGAGCAGGCGGACTTTGTTGTTCTTAACAAATTTGAAAAGCCTCGCTCTGAAGATTCAATGAGAGATATTAGAAAGCAATATCGTCGCAATCATCAGTTATTTGCTGGACATCCAGGTTCGCCAACAGATGAAGAACTTCCTATCTTTGGAACAATGGCGTCGAAGTTTAACGATGTCGGTGTAAACGCTTTATTCCAAGCAATTGCACAGACTTTTGATTTTGATCAGGCTCCGCTTGAGGGAATTATTGCAAATCGTGCAAGTAACGATAAGACAAGAATTATTCCGGCCGAAAGATCACTTTACTTAAGAGAAATTGCAAAAGCTTCTCGTGATTATAATCACGAAACTGAAATAAGAATGGAAAAGCTTCGCGATATCGAGGCCCTTGAGATAACAAGCAAGATTGTTCCAAGTAATGAAGTAGATGCAAAGCTTGCTCAGCTCAAATCAGAACTTGGCGAAGATGTTGAAAAAGAAATCGAACAATTCCAATCAGTCGTTAAACAATACCAAGACGGAACTTTCACATACCACGTACGTGATCGTGAGTTTAAAGTTGCGACAAAATACACTTCTCTTTCAGGCCTAGATATTCAAAAGGTAGGAACACCAAGATTCTCTTCTAAGGTCGATCAGTATCGATTTATTAGAGATGTTAATATGCCAGGGTTCTTCCCATTTGCTGCAGGGATTTTCCCATTTAAACGTACAGATGAAGATCCAAAGAGGATGTTTGCTGGAGAAGGTGGCCCAGCAAGAACGAATAAGCGTTTCCACTACTTATCTAAAGATGATAAGGCAAAACGCTTATCAACTGCATTCGACTCAGTAACTCTTTATGGAGAGGATCCAGACCTTCGTCCTGATATCTTTGGTAAGATTGGAGAAGCAGGGGTTTCAATTGCAACTGTTGAAGATATGGAGTTACTATTTGATGGTTTTGATCTTTCTGATCCATATACATCAGTTTCGATGACAATCAATGGTCCAGCTCCAATTATGTTAGCTTTTTATTTAAATACTGCTTTAAGGCAGAAGCTTAAAGGTGATGACTACTACGACACTGAAAAACGTCTCGCAATCCTTCAACAGATTCGTGGGACAGTTCAAGCTGATATCTTAAAAGAGGATCAAGCTCAAAACACTTGTATTTTCTCTCTTGAGTTTGCTCTTAAGATGATGGGAGATGTTCAAGAGTACTTCTGTCAGCAAAAGATTAAAAATTACTATACAGTTTCAATCTCTGGTTACCATATTGCTGAAGCAGGAGCGAACCCAATTACTCAGGTTGCTTTCACTCTTGCAAACGGTTTTACATTTGTAGAGTACTACCTTGCTCGTGGACTAAATATTGATGAGTTCTCGCAAAATCTATCTTTCTTCTTCTCAAATGGACTTGATCCTGAGTATTCAGTGATCGGACGTGTTGCTAGAAAGATTTGGGCAATCACAATGCGTGATAAGTATGGTGCAAACGATAAGTCACAAAAATTCAAATATCATATTCAAACTTCTG
The DNA window shown above is from Bacteriovorax sp. BAL6_X and carries:
- a CDS encoding TIM barrel protein, whose protein sequence is MHTKLLFGTAGVPNSTVKKNNPVEGVKRIHELGLDCMQLEFAHGVRMKEEVSSNLRKVSYELGVPLTSHGPYYINLNAREQDKIDSSVERIIQTAKISDLCGAESMTFHAAFYMKDSPYDVFDLVEKSMNVIEERLSRLDIEIELRPELTGKTSQFGSLEELISLTKNVDSCRPCMDFSHLYARTNQYNSEEEFDEVIAKLKEELGEDSVKNMHIHISGISTNSKGDLKHLNLEKSDFNWKDLLKSLKKNGCGGYMICNSPNLEDDALMLKNYYNTL
- a CDS encoding phosphotransferase; translated protein: MNKELIIHKLKEAGFYNNESLLEKLSGDASSREYYRLTNTSQSFVICIESPNGQQSCDFNTVTNNILDNIKTPEIFFYDPEFSILVLEDIGSVSLKDFYQDSGLSKHIQAVEDIKKYQQMPLGFCMNRIFDREKIGFEFDLACNFFLNQYMGVTLDFKEKDIVKDVREFIIDYYEAHRDVVCHRDYHSNNLYVKDNVLFHIDYQDMRVGPKMYDLVSLVDDCYINFSEEEKKKLLLTYDEGFHEKYGHDYHIVQVQRTFKALGSFSYLKIDKNKDGYLQFIPTNLNKLISICEKSSIEVFRSFSDILKRGLND
- a CDS encoding sugar phosphate nucleotidyltransferase translates to MIKTCFIASAGFGTRMGNLGKIIPKPLWPFFNLRLLDLQVAYAKMLGCEKIYINSHHCHEEMQNWAQGKDVVLLHEPTILGSGGCIHNLKKYVDDEIIFIINSDQFYFFDFSQINEDIKRMLEDDAIAHLYAIKVDHDATYNETKVIDGKLSSIAPHEGTSSYLTYSGVGILDLSKVPQLEGESSFFKTVADFKNKNVHMSLPKEPIFLDLGTLDKYIDVISELEKLPTVIKKFVAAIEELDGVDFKSTSTMEWAGVTFNFDTNTISYEGKDYSF
- a CDS encoding ATP-binding protein: MKNFFKYFKDLDFTKYYPALFTVVFLSVLFQYKFQSIEAIFYDLRLKLDMTLVHDDNIVLIKIDEESDEFLGESYPYTYTTYLKLFRKVLKDKPAIINFFGDLSAPLNEREAASLQLLHDEIKAYMKQGGLYRYATELDSWGERLPPQELRDLGYSPAVVNIDSKLFAKDDVVRRMVLNISGEETLDFWTANEWRIINNKEPLVLNKLKSAYYMPEADASFSLFRYPLRSLEYLEKLPVHRVVVGNIPSGYFNGKVVLIGPSYISNLRHYAKTPFDKDQKRTSKLEIHANMTKALMENQLIYSIPLWVTKLLSMLIGVVLSIVISRIQPAKGLLITFGIIVGTVLFSYLIFLLFGLWLYITHILLTVFVVYYIWVPFRAIGEYQRRYKIQEETKLLKRVENLKQNFISLMSHDLKTPVAKIAGVADNMLQRNRGGETYMHDGLKTIIDSTKELNNFITSILDLTKVESRNISLNLQSKDINKIIEDCVNSLTYLARSKEMTIETELGPLFPIEVDVSLVNRIISNIVENSIKYAGEGKEINIKTWDDDTWVYIEISDNGVGMGQDDVDNIFEKFYRVKNDASHIIKGSGLGLYLVKYFVELHGGEISVTSSPGEGTSFLIKFLNK
- a CDS encoding DUF362 domain-containing protein; its protein translation is MDYYLEISSRCIECDNCRLICPEKAIFMDKGKYTIEPWACTLCNACTLVCPVDCIKEVTQKE
- a CDS encoding LysM peptidoglycan-binding domain-containing protein codes for the protein MKKISLLFLVSSLMFTSCSFFKNKEGEVAVAEQAEEISIDDSDFVVDANEDLDQLEESSVMASSDESVAVLGSESVSPTDEILLEESVALEKDVVVTASDYYEVQKGETLMWIAFKLYGDYRKWRDIQAMNQEALADGLQAGDKIKYQSGQYNWNPVGLPHLIRRGETLGVISQDKYGTPAKWRSIWDNNRDMIKDPNLIFAGFTLYYVPEERDVASESM